From the Gordonia bronchialis DSM 43247 genome, one window contains:
- a CDS encoding VOC family protein — protein MIDHLGLQCADPEAAIAFYTRVFTALGVREAMRVVRPEGALLAVGGSDGFPKLWFGPLVDHGVRPVHLALTAPSREAVDDVHRAAVEAGAEILHEPRVWPEYHPGYYAVFLRDPDGNNVEAVHHTFD, from the coding sequence GCGCCGACCCGGAGGCCGCGATCGCGTTCTACACCCGGGTGTTCACAGCGCTCGGTGTGCGTGAGGCGATGCGCGTCGTTCGTCCGGAGGGTGCGTTGCTCGCGGTCGGCGGATCGGACGGATTCCCGAAGCTGTGGTTCGGTCCGCTGGTCGATCACGGCGTCCGCCCGGTGCATCTCGCGTTGACCGCGCCGAGCCGGGAAGCCGTCGACGACGTGCACCGTGCTGCCGTCGAAGCCGGCGCGGAGATCCTGCACGAACCTCGCGTGTGGCCCGAGTATCACCCAGGCTATTACGCTGTCTTTCTTCGTGATCCGGACGGCAACAACGTCGAAGCCGTCCATCACACCTTCGATTGA
- a CDS encoding maleylpyruvate isomerase family mycothiol-dependent enzyme — MNDDEIFAAIADERRTLADQVSTLTDEQWATPSLCVEWTCRDVLAHLVVPLVVSIPAFGWAMIKARGNFDRANLITTADVAKRHDDLPKILRDKANKRFTPPGYGPAAPLTDIVIHGLDIRRPLGLSAGFAPDIARVVLDFVTDKGGAPIVKRARVRWSATDLDWSHGDGPTVEGPAESLMLVLSGRDAGLPELRGDGVAHLG; from the coding sequence ATGAACGACGACGAGATCTTCGCCGCGATCGCCGACGAACGGCGGACCCTCGCCGACCAGGTGAGCACCCTCACCGACGAGCAGTGGGCCACGCCGTCGCTGTGCGTGGAGTGGACGTGTCGTGACGTGCTGGCGCACCTGGTGGTTCCGCTGGTGGTGTCGATCCCGGCGTTCGGGTGGGCGATGATCAAGGCGCGTGGCAACTTCGACCGGGCCAACCTGATCACCACCGCCGACGTCGCCAAACGCCACGACGATCTCCCGAAGATATTGCGCGACAAGGCAAACAAGCGTTTCACCCCACCGGGGTACGGACCGGCGGCCCCCCTCACCGACATCGTGATACACGGGCTCGACATCCGACGTCCGCTCGGGTTGTCGGCCGGCTTCGCCCCGGACATCGCGCGCGTGGTCCTTGATTTCGTGACCGACAAGGGTGGCGCCCCGATCGTCAAGCGAGCGCGAGTGCGGTGGAGCGCCACCGATCTCGACTGGAGCCACGGGGACGGTCCCACCGTCGAGGGTCCGGCCGAGTCCCTGATGCTCGTCCTGTCCGGGCGTGATGCCGGGTTGCCGGAACTGCGCGGTGACGGCGTCGCGCACCTCGGCTGA
- a CDS encoding ferredoxin--NADP reductase — protein MTVTSADTGRRTLGVDAIIVGVRDETPDARTIMLSWPGDEHYLPGQFVTLRIPSDLTGSVARSYSLSTSLGLDAVPAITVKRTVAGYGSNWLCDNAEAGMTIHLLPPSGLFTPHDWNRDLHLFAAGSGITPIMSIAKSALAQHDSTVTLFYANRDRTSIIFDDQLAALAERYGRRLRIEHWLETERGLPSAQDLLQHCDIAAPDEAFVCGPAPFMDLVENTVRDTGIDRHNLHVERYVSLTGDPFTLEALPDTASSTETATVTVELDGVTHRVECSTATRLLDAMLAGGVDAPYSCREGDCGSCVARLTSGSVAGGDGIALEPEDAADGYILTCQATPDSDEITVDFE, from the coding sequence GTGACCGTGACGTCGGCAGACACGGGACGCCGGACACTCGGCGTCGACGCCATCATCGTCGGCGTGCGTGACGAGACCCCCGACGCCCGTACGATCATGTTGTCGTGGCCGGGTGACGAGCACTACCTGCCCGGGCAGTTCGTCACCCTGCGGATACCGAGTGACCTCACCGGTTCGGTGGCGCGCAGTTACTCGCTGTCCACCTCTCTCGGCCTCGACGCCGTGCCGGCGATCACGGTCAAGCGCACCGTCGCCGGATACGGGTCGAACTGGTTGTGCGACAACGCCGAAGCGGGCATGACAATCCACCTTCTGCCGCCGTCGGGCCTGTTCACGCCGCACGACTGGAACCGCGACCTGCATCTCTTCGCCGCCGGCAGCGGTATCACGCCGATCATGTCGATTGCGAAATCGGCTCTGGCACAGCATGACAGCACGGTGACGCTGTTCTACGCGAATCGCGACCGAACGTCGATCATCTTCGATGATCAGCTCGCCGCACTCGCCGAGCGATACGGGCGACGGCTGCGCATCGAACACTGGCTCGAGACCGAACGCGGCCTACCGTCGGCGCAGGACCTGCTGCAGCACTGCGACATCGCGGCGCCCGACGAAGCCTTCGTGTGCGGCCCGGCACCGTTCATGGATCTGGTCGAGAACACTGTGCGCGACACCGGGATCGACCGGCACAACCTCCACGTCGAGCGGTATGTATCGCTGACCGGCGATCCGTTCACGCTGGAGGCGTTGCCCGATACCGCCTCGTCGACCGAAACCGCCACTGTGACGGTGGAACTCGACGGCGTCACTCACCGTGTCGAGTGCTCGACGGCCACGCGGCTCCTCGACGCCATGCTGGCCGGCGGCGTCGATGCCCCATACTCCTGCCGCGAGGGCGACTGCGGATCGTGTGTCGCGCGATTGACGTCGGGGTCGGTAGCCGGCGGTGACGGTATCGCGCTGGAACCCGAGGACGCCGCCGACGGTTATATCCTGACCTGCCAGGCCACCCCGGACTCGGACGAGATCACCGTCGATTTCGAATGA